The genomic stretch ATTGCCGTAACCTATTACGAAGCCAAACCTTGGAAATTGATTGACTCCTACGGATCTATGCTCAAAAAAGCCATGGTGGCCATTGTAGTACTGATAGCCTTGTTACGGAAAAACCAAAAACTGGAAAGTGCAATCACCTCAATGGTGTTCGCTTTGGCGTGTTACTATTTCCTCTCCAGCACCGTACATCCATGGTACGTGGTGTTCCTTTTGGGCTTCGCCATCTTCACGGACTATAGGTTTCCCTTGGTTTGGTCCTTCACCATTATTCTTAGCTACTACGCCTACTCAAATCCCGATTTCAAAGAGAATTTAGGATTGTTGGCCATTGAATATATTTTGGTCATCGGCTTTTTTATTTATGAAATGATAGGAAGCAGGCCTAAAAAGTTATATTTCTTCAAAAAGTAATCACAACTTTAGTACAATTCGAATTAATTTGTACTTTAGCTATCATAATGAAAGGACAAGAGTACATATTTTCTTCTTTGAGCATAGCTGCTCCCATCAGTCCATTTACCCCCCGTCGTCGTCGCCCGTAAGGGTGCATCATATCAATTGGGAATAGGTGAGTCCATTTCCGCAGAACGACCAAATCTATTTTTTTAATTTTTTCAGAATAATCGCTTGCAATGGAAATTATTGTTGCTAACGAATCTCATTTTAAATACGCACAGATCATAAGTGATACCATAACCGAATCCGCCAAGGTCCGCGGCACAGGTATCGCCAGACGTACGCCCGAGTACATCATAAAACGTCTTCAGAACGGTAACGCCATCATTGCCTTGGACGGTGATAAATTTGCAGGTTTTTGTTACATCGAAGTATGGGGAAACAAGGATTTTGTGGCCAACTCCGGTTTGATCGTGCATCCCGACTACAGAAACCAAGGATTGGCCAAACAGATTAAAAAGGCCGTTTTTGACCTATCCAGAAAAAAATTCCCCGATGCCAAAATATTTGGCATCACCACAGGACTCGCCGTTATGAAGATGAACTACGAACTGGGCTATAGACCCGTAACCTTTTCCGAACTTACGGATGACCCTGAATTCTGGAAAGGTTGCCAGACCTGCAAAAACTTTGACATCCTGACCCGTACCGAGAAAAAAATGTGCCTTTGCACTGGAATGCTGTACGATCCAGCATCCAAAAAGCAGGAACCAAAAAAATTGAACAACAAGGCATTTCAACGCCTCAAAAGCATAAAGGAACAACTGTTTCTAAAAAAGAAAGACAAATAAGCGTCGGTTCGACGACAACCATATAAAGAATCAAAAAATGGAAAAATTAGTTTTAGCATATAGCGGCGGATTGGATACTTCATACTGTGCCAAATACCTATCGCAGGATGAAGGTTATGAAGTGCATGCAGTAAGCGTGAACACCGGAGGTTTCAGCAAAGCTGAAATTGAGGAAATCGAAGAAAAGGCCCTTGCCCTTGGTGCATCCAGTTACACCTCCATAGATGCCGTGGCCACGTTTTATGAAAAAGTAGTAAAATTTCTGATTTTCGGAAATGTGCTGCGAAACAATACATACCCACTTTCTGTAAGTGCCGAACGTATTGTACAGGCCATCGAAATTGTAACCCATGCAAAGAAAATTGGCGCAAAATACATCGCACACGGAAGTACCGGCGCAGGTAACGATCAAGTAAGGTTCGATATGATATTTCAAATCTTGGCCCCGGAAATTAAGATCATCACGCCGATCAGGGACAAAAAATTGGCCAGGGAAGAGGAAATCAATTACCTACAACAAAACGGTATCGATTACTCTTGGGAAAAAGCCAAATACTCCGTTAACCGAGGATTATGGGGAACATCCGTTGGGGGTGACGAAACGTTGACCTCCCATCTATCTCTGCCCGAAAGCGCCTATCCAAGCCAGTTGGAAAAAGAATTGTCCAAAGAGTTGAGGTTGACCTTTAAAAAAGGGGAATTGGTCGCTTTGGACGGCGAACAGGACACACCCGTGGCCAATATCGAAAAATTGTCGGCCATAGCATCCAAATATGCCATTGGCAGGGACATCCACGTGGGCGACACCATCATAGGAATCAAGGGAAGGGTCGGCTTTGAAGCCGCAGCCCCGTTGATCATCATCAAGGCACACCACCTGTTGGAAAAACATACCTTGAGCAAATGGCAGCAATTCCAAAAAGAGCAAATGGGCAATTTTTATGGCATGTTACTGCATGAAGGAAACTATCTGGACGAAGTAATGCGAAACATCGAAGCATTTTTGACCGATACCCAGAAACATGTTTCGGGGGATGTGTTCATTACCTTACATCCATACCGATTTGAGTTGAACGGAATTACTTCCGAACACGATTTGATGAATGCTTCCTTTGGAAGTTATGGCGAAATAAACAAAGGATGGACGGCCGATGATGCCAAAGGATTCATCAAAATTTTGTCCAACGCAGGTAAAATTGCAAACCATGTAAACCAAGATTCATGATCAAAACAGGAATCATAGGAGGTTCGGGCTATACCGGTGGGGAATTGATCAGGATTCTGCTCAACCATCCGCAGGCCCAAATCGATTTTGTATATAGTACCACAAGAGCGGGAAAGCCCATCAGTTCCGCCCATCAGGATTTATTAGGACTTACCGATCTGCAATTTTCCGGTGAAATCGACCCGGAGGTCGATGTGGTTTTTCTTTGTCTGGGCCATGGCAATTCCACTTCATTTTTGAAAGAGAACCATTTTTCGGCCTCAACAAAGGTCATTGACCTCAGCAATGATTTTAGATTACAAGCCGATTCTGTTTTTAACGGCCAACGGTTTATCTATGGGCTTCCCGAACTGAACAAGTCAGCCATTCAATCTGCCGAGGCCATTGCCAATCCAGGTTGTTTTGCCACGGCCATACAATTGGGGCTATTACCTTTGGCAAAGGCAGGTTTGCTTGGGGACGACGTCCACATAAACGCGGTCACCGGTAGCACCGGAGCGGGGGTGGGATTATCGGAAACGTCCCATTTTAGCTGGAGGAACAACAACGTTTCTTGGTACAAACCCTTTACCCATCAACATTTGGGAGAAATTGGAGAAAGTTTGAATTCCTTCGGAAGATCTGTCGGAAAACTGATTTTTCTTCCAAATCGAGGAAACTTTACCCGAGGTATTTTGGCAACATCCTACACCAAATTTTCGGGTAGCTTGGAAGATGCCAAGAAATTGTTCAACGATTTTTACAAAGACGCGGCTTTTACCCACATGTCGGAAGATGAACTTCATCTGAAACAAGTGGTGAACACCAATCAATGCCATATCCATTTACATAAACATGATGACCTCCTTTTAGTAACATCGGCCATCGACAATCTATTAAAAGGGGCATCCGGACAAGCAGTTCAAAATATGAATTTGATGTTCGGTTTCCCAGAAACCGAAGGTCTGTTGTTAAAAGCAGGAGTATTTTAAAACAGGTACCCTGAGCGGAGTCAAAGAGTACAACTAAACCAGATTCCTGCCTACGTAGGAATGACAAATAAAAGAACAAATGAAAATAGCCATTATAGGAGCGGGAAACTTGGGTCTGGCCATTGCAAAGGGCATTTTGCACAGCAACGGGGCCACTACCATGTACCTCACCAAACGAAACACCAAATCTATTCAGGAGTTTGAAAAATATGGGATAGTTACCGTTACCTCTGACAATAAAGAAGCGGTAACGAACTCCGACATTCTCATATTCGCGGTGCAACCGGGCCATTTTGAGAAGATATTGAACGAAACCAAAGACCTGCTTTCCGAAAAACACGTGATCATCAGCACAATTACGGGTTTTAAAATTCCCAGGATTGAAGAAATCATCGGATCGGACAAGTTTATCATCCGAAGTATGCCCAACACCGCGATTTCAGTGGGCAAATCAATGACCTGTATTTGTAGTAACGAATTGGGCAAAAAACGGATTGACCTCGCCAAGGCCATTTTTAACCGAATGGGACATACCATGGAAATCCCAGAGGACCAAATGCAGGCGGCCACCGTAATCTGCGCGAGCGGAATCGCGTTTTGGATGCGTTTGATTCGTGCCACGACCCAAGGAGCCATTCAATTGGGGTTTGATGCCAAGGAAGCACAAGAACTGGCCATGCACACCTGTAACGGAGCGGCAAGTCTGCTGATAGAATCGGGCAGTCATCCAGAAGAGGAGATAGACAGAGTGACCACTCCAAAGGGATGTACCATTGAAGGTTTGAACGAAATGGAACATCAGGGATTGAGCTCATCATTGATCAGGGGAATTGTATCCTCGTTTGAAAAAATCAGCCAAATCAGAAAAGGATAGTCCTTCATTGTCCCCTTAAAGGGACCTTAAAGGTGTAAAAGCAAAAAAATGAAATTATTCGACGTATACCCATTATATGACGTCACGCCCGTAAAAGCCAAGGGAATCGAGGTATGGGATGACAAAGGGGAGAAATATTTGGATTTTTATGGCGGGCATGCCGTAATATCTATTGGACATACACATCCTCATTATGTAAAGCGCATCAAGGACCAATTGGACAATATGGCTTTTTACAGCAACTCCGTACAAAACCCTTTGCAAGAAGCATTGGCCGAAAAGTTAGGTGATATGTCAGACTGTGCAAACTACGACCTTTTTATGTGCAATTCGGGGGCGGAAGCCAATGAAAATGCCCTGAAAATGGCGTCCTTTCACACCGGTAAATCCAAAGTAATTGCTTTTTCCAATAGTTTTCACGGGAGAACCTCTGCAGCCGTGGCCGCTACGGACAACCCAAGCATCAATGCTCCCATCAACAGGCAACAGGAGGTCACTTTCTTGACATTGAACGATTTTGATGCCTTTGAAAAGGCCATTGAAACTGGCACCTATTGTGCCGTTATTTTAGAGGCCATTCAAGGTGTGGGCGGATTGGACGAACCGACAACGGAGTTCTTTCAATTTATCGCCGATAAGTGCAAGGAACATCATGTGGTGCTAATTGCTGACGAAGTACAATCGGGCTACGGACGCAGTGGCAAGTTCTTTGCGTTTCAGCACCATGGCATCGAACCGGATATCATATCCATTGCCAAGGGAATGGGCAACGGTTTTCCCGTGGGCGGCATATTGATACATGAAAAATTTAAGCCATCATACGGTCTGTTGGGAACCACCTTCGGCGGCAACCATTTGGCATGCGCAGCCAGTTTGGCCGTATTGGAAGTTTTGGAAGACGAGAACCTCATCGAGAACGCCGAAACACTTGGGACGTATTTCAAGGAAAAAGCGGCCGAAATACCTGAAATCAAAAAAGTGAAGGGCAAAGGATTGATGATAGGTCTGGAATTTGATTTTGAAGTGGCCGAGCTGCGTAAAAAAATGATCATGGAGCAGCACATGTTTACCGGAAGTGCCAAAAACAAGAAATTGTTGCGCTTTTTACCAGCACTGAACATCACCAAAAACGACATTGACCTATTTTTTGAAGCGCTTAAAAAAGCATTATAATGAAGCATTATTTAACTGTTAACGATATAGAATCCCTGCCCGATTGGGTAGATGAAGCCATAACCCTGAAAAAAGACCCATATCGGTTCGAAGATTTGGGCAAGCGGAAAACCATCTGTTTATTGTTTTTCAACAATAGCCTGAGAACCCGTTTAAGCACACAAAAGGCGGCCATGCACCTTGGCATGGAAGTAATGATCATGAATTTTGGCAATGAAGGCTGGGCCTTGGAATATGGTGATGGCACCGTAATGGACCAAGGTACCTCGGAACATATCAAAGAGGCCGCACAAGTGGTTTCACAATATTCCGACATCGTTGCCATTCGAGCATTTGCCGGATTGGTGGACAAGGAAAAGGACGAAGCCGAGGAGGTCATCAATGGATTTGCCAAATATGCCACAATCCCAGTGGTAAATATGGAAAGTTCCGTAGGTCATCCGCTTCAGGCGTTGGCAGATGCCATTACCTTAAAGGAAAATGAAACGAAGAAGAAGCCCAAAGTGGTTTTGTCGTGGGCTCCACATCCCAAGGCTTTACCGCATGCGGTTGCCAATTCATTTATACAAATGATGAAAAGGCAAGATGCGGATTTTGTGATCGCCCATCCCGAAGGATATGAGCTCAATCCGGAATTGACCCAAGGCTGCACCATCGAATATGACCAGGACAAAGCTTTGGAAGGTGCCGATTTTGTATACGTAAAAAACTGGAGCAGTTATTCGGATTATGGAAAAGTGTTGAACAAGGATAAAAACTGGACCATCACCAAAGAGAAATTGGGCAATGCAAAATTCATGCACTGCCTACCCGTTCGAAGAAATATGATCGTGGAGGATGCCGTATTGGACGGAGAGCAGTCTTTAGTGGTGCAGCAGGCCAAAAACCGGATTTTTTCCGCTCAGATTGTCCTTAAAAAGATACTGGAAAGTACCTAAAATGAAGTATTATTGTTCAACCAACCCAACCTTAAAATGTGAATGACATCTGACACATTTACAAACAACACAAAAACAGATGAAACAAAGATTATCCGTAGTAAAAATTGGCGGCAACCTTATTGAAGACGCCGAGGGATGTAAGCAGGTATTGGAACTGTTCTCTAAAATGACCGACAACAAAATTTTGGTCCATGGCGGAGGCAACAAGGCCACCGAACTGGCCAACCTAATGGGGGTGGAATCCAAAATGGTCAATGGAAGACGTATCACCAATGCCGAAACCTTGGATATTGCCCTAATGGTCTATGGAGGTCTGTACAGTAAAAAAATAGTGGCCAAACTGCAATCCTTGGGCACCGATGCCATAGGAATGAGCGGAGCGGACGCCGATGCCATCCGTGCTCATAAAAGACCCAAAAAAAATGTAGACTTTGGATTTGTGGGCGATGTGGACACAGTAAATACCTACGGAATTTTTAAACTGCTCCAAGCAGGTTTCACTCCTATATTTTGTGCCCTCACCCACGATGGAAAAGGACAAATGTTGAACACCAACGCCGATACCATTGCAGCTGAATTGGCCATTGCCATGTCCGACCAATTTGAGACCACTCTTTATTATTGTTTCGAGAAAAAAGGAGTGCTTCAAGATATTGAGGATGAAAATTCCGTGATCAAGCATATCGATTCAAAAGGATACGACGAGCTACTGGCCTACGGCATCATAGCTGATGGCATGTTGCCAAAAATGCACAATTGCTTTTACGCGCTGCGCAACAACGTATCCAAGGTCTGTGTGGGCAACACCAACATGCTCGAAGCCGACAATTCAGAATATACTACCTTGACTTTATGAACATTACCCAAGACATATTAACGGAAAAAGCCATTGAACTGCTTAAAAAACTCATCAGCACACCGTCATTTTCAGGTGAAGAGGACAAAACAGGGGATGCCATACAAGAGTTTTTGCAGAGCTTTGGGGTTGATACCAAAAGACAGCACAACAACATTTACGCTTTCAACAAATATTTTGATGAAAGCAAACCGACCTTGTTGCTCAACTCCCACCACGATACTGTAAAACCGAACAGCGCCTATACCAAAGACCCTTTTGATGCACATATTGAAGATGGTAAACTCTACGGGCTCGGGAGTAATGATGCGGGAGGATGTTTGGTATCGTTATTGGCCACTTTCGTTCATTTTTATGAAAAAGAAGGGCTCAGCCATAACATTATTATGGCCGCCACCGGCGAAGAAGAGGATGCAGGAGAAAAAAGCATAAGGGCTTTGCTCCCTATTCTACCCCAAATTGATGTGGCCATCGTGGGCGAACCCACTTTAATGGATTTGGCCATTGCAGAAAAGGGATTGGTGGTCTTTGATGCTGTTGTGGAAGGAACCCCATCGCACGCAGCGCACCCGAATGATGACAACTGCATCTATAACGCCATTGAAACTTTGCAGTGGTTCAAGGATTATTCTTTTGAAAAGGTATCCGATGCTTTGGGTGAAGTAAAACTTACCGTGACGCAGATCAATGCGGGCAAACAACACAATGTGGTACCAGCCCAAGTGGATTTGGTAGTGGACGTTCGTGTGAACGATTGCTACTCCAATCAGGAAATTGCGGATATCCTTCAAAAAGAAGCGCCCTGCAAAATGACACCTCGCTCGCTACGTTTAAATTCGTCTTCCATTGACCCAAATCATGATCTGGTGAAGAGTGGATTGGCCCTCGGCCGAAAAACCTATGGCTCGCCAACCTTATCGGACCAAGCAGCCCTGACTTGTCAATCCGTGAAATTGGGGCCCGGCGACAGCACACGTTCGCATTCGGCCAACGAATTTATCTTTGTAAGGGAAATTGAAGAAGGAATAGATATTTACATCAAAACCCTAACGGGATTTTTGCAATAAAGCAAACGAAATTTGGGCCCTGAGCATAGTCGAAGGGCAATAGACAACGTAATCATGAGATTCCCGTTTTCAGGGGAATTACAAAAGAAAAGCTATGAAACTCTGGGACAAAGGATTCAGTACCGATAAAAAAATAGACCATTTTACCGTGGGCAACGACCGCGAACTGGATTTGGTTTTGGCCAAATATGACGTGATCGCCTCCAAAGCGCACGCCAAAATGCTGGGCAAAGTGGGACTGTTGTCCGAAGAAGAGGCCAAAGATTTGGTAAAAGCATTGGATGAAATCGCCAAAGACATTGATAAGGGCAAGTTTACCATTGAGGATGATTTTGAGGACATGCACTCCAAAATCGAGTTTATGTTGACGGAAAAATTGGGCGATACCGGAAAAAAAATACATTCCGCACGTTCCAGAAACGATCAAGTTTTGGTGGCTATGCAATTGTTCCTGAAAGATGAGTTGTCCGAAATAAAAAGTCAGGTAAAAACCCTGTTTGATCTGTTGATGAAACTTGCGGAAAAGCATAAAAATGTTTTGCTGCCGGGATACACCCACTTGCAAATTGCGATGCCTTCCTCTTTTGGGCTTTGGTTTTCTGCCTATGCCGAGAGTTTGGTGGACGATCTGTACTTTGTACAGGCCGCCCATAAAGTTGCGGACCAGAATCCGTTGGGTAGCGCAGCGGGCTATGGAAGCTCTTTCCCTATCGACCGAAGTTTTACTACGGAAGAAATGGAGTTTGCTACTCAAAAATATAATGTGGTGGCCGCCCAGATGGGTCGTGGCAAAGTTGAAAAGGCAACGGCCTTCGGAATATCCAGCGTGGCGGCTACGCTTTCCAAAATGGCGATGGACATTTGCCTGTACATGAGCCAGAATTTTGATTTTATCTCTTTCCCCAACGAACTCACAACGGGGAGCAGCATTATGCCGCACAAGAAAAACCCGGATGTGTTCGAATTGATCAGGGGCAAGTGCAATAAGATTCAAGCAGTGCCCAATCAATTGATCATGATTATGAACAATTTACCCAGTGGTTATCATCGGGACCTTCAATTGGTGAAAGAAGTGATCGTGCCCGCTTTGCAGGACATGCACGCCTGTTTGGAAATCATGACCTTCAGCCTAAAGGAAATCAAGATCAACAAAAACATTTTAGAAGACCCCAAATACGATTACCTCTTTAGTGTGGACACCTTGAACGAACTTGTAAAAAGCGGCATGCCGTTCCGTGATGCCTACAAGACCATGGGCAAGGCCATAGAAAATGGCAATTTTAAACCCAAACGCGATATCGAGCATACCCACGAGGGCAGTTTGGGCAATCTGTGCTTGGAGCAGATAAAGGAGAAAATGGAGGAATTGTTCTAACACAAAAGCTCTTTTTTTGGGAAAAATGTACATCCGTCAATTGAAACGGGACATTGGTCAATTTCCACTCGAGATTTAACAGGAAATCTACTAACTTCACTTATCGGTGGATATAATTCACCTTGTACTGAGCTTAGTCGAAGTATTAAAACGAATCATATCTTTGACGTTATAGCCAATTAAATGAATGGGAATCTTAAAAGACATATTCGGAAAACCAAGGACTCAAAAGTTCTCAAACGATCGACCTTACTTTGAGTCGTTGCTCCAATTAGGTCAGATTTCAAGCATCTTCGAATGGATATTTAATCCAGACCCAAAAACATCTCAGGACTGTGCCGTAGCGATTCATAGACTTCTTACTTCTCAGACAGCATTCAAAAATAAATCCTTATATCATTCCCTAAGACATATCTACTTAAAGAAAAAAGACCTATTGAAATTCTGCGACTTTGAAACAGATGTTCAAAATAGCTTGTTCTGTGTAGCTTCAATGAACGGTGACGGATACGTTCGAGAAGAAGCCCTAACTTTTCTGATTAATTCCCCAACTCAAAAGACTTTCCCTTTCATACTTTTTCGATTGGCAGACTGGGTTCCTACAATCAGACAGACTGCCGAAAATGGGGTGAGACAACTTATCCAACAGCAGGAACCGCGATTTCTTATTCGCCATCACAAAATCATTGACTGGTTACTAAAAGTTGAAAGAGCTGACCTTCAAGAAATTCACAAAGAAGTAACTGAGTTCATTTTTTCTGACAGAAATATTGAACAAATAATCCAAAGCCTTAAAGACTATGAAGAAGGAGACCGCTATTTCATATTCAGAAACTTAATCGCTCGCAACAAACTGGATAATCAAATATTTGAGAAAATTCTGACCGACAACAACTATTTGATTCGTCTGTTGGCAGTTCGGAATACAGACCTAATTGAACGACCAGAAATCTTAAAAAGACTACTAAACGATAGAAGTCAAAAAATCAGACATTACGCTATCAATAAAATTCCCGAATCCCAATTAGATGAATTCCAAACTGATTTGAATAACCTTCTATTTGACAATTCAACAGCAATACGAACGACTTGTCGTTCACTTCTTTCGAAACTCAGTAAACCAAATTTTGCCGAAAGATACCGAGAAGAAATTACGAGTAATCCCAAACCAGGAAGTATCATTGGACTGTCAGAAGTTGGCGACAAATCTGACCTAGGCAGGCTCAGTAAATTCCTAAATTCAGATTCTCCAAAACAAAGGG from Flagellimonas oceani encodes the following:
- a CDS encoding GNAT family N-acetyltransferase; amino-acid sequence: MEIIVANESHFKYAQIISDTITESAKVRGTGIARRTPEYIIKRLQNGNAIIALDGDKFAGFCYIEVWGNKDFVANSGLIVHPDYRNQGLAKQIKKAVFDLSRKKFPDAKIFGITTGLAVMKMNYELGYRPVTFSELTDDPEFWKGCQTCKNFDILTRTEKKMCLCTGMLYDPASKKQEPKKLNNKAFQRLKSIKEQLFLKKKDK
- a CDS encoding argininosuccinate synthase, which encodes MEKLVLAYSGGLDTSYCAKYLSQDEGYEVHAVSVNTGGFSKAEIEEIEEKALALGASSYTSIDAVATFYEKVVKFLIFGNVLRNNTYPLSVSAERIVQAIEIVTHAKKIGAKYIAHGSTGAGNDQVRFDMIFQILAPEIKIITPIRDKKLAREEEINYLQQNGIDYSWEKAKYSVNRGLWGTSVGGDETLTSHLSLPESAYPSQLEKELSKELRLTFKKGELVALDGEQDTPVANIEKLSAIASKYAIGRDIHVGDTIIGIKGRVGFEAAAPLIIIKAHHLLEKHTLSKWQQFQKEQMGNFYGMLLHEGNYLDEVMRNIEAFLTDTQKHVSGDVFITLHPYRFELNGITSEHDLMNASFGSYGEINKGWTADDAKGFIKILSNAGKIANHVNQDS
- the argC gene encoding N-acetyl-gamma-glutamyl-phosphate reductase, translating into MIKTGIIGGSGYTGGELIRILLNHPQAQIDFVYSTTRAGKPISSAHQDLLGLTDLQFSGEIDPEVDVVFLCLGHGNSTSFLKENHFSASTKVIDLSNDFRLQADSVFNGQRFIYGLPELNKSAIQSAEAIANPGCFATAIQLGLLPLAKAGLLGDDVHINAVTGSTGAGVGLSETSHFSWRNNNVSWYKPFTHQHLGEIGESLNSFGRSVGKLIFLPNRGNFTRGILATSYTKFSGSLEDAKKLFNDFYKDAAFTHMSEDELHLKQVVNTNQCHIHLHKHDDLLLVTSAIDNLLKGASGQAVQNMNLMFGFPETEGLLLKAGVF
- the proC gene encoding pyrroline-5-carboxylate reductase, producing MKIAIIGAGNLGLAIAKGILHSNGATTMYLTKRNTKSIQEFEKYGIVTVTSDNKEAVTNSDILIFAVQPGHFEKILNETKDLLSEKHVIISTITGFKIPRIEEIIGSDKFIIRSMPNTAISVGKSMTCICSNELGKKRIDLAKAIFNRMGHTMEIPEDQMQAATVICASGIAFWMRLIRATTQGAIQLGFDAKEAQELAMHTCNGAASLLIESGSHPEEEIDRVTTPKGCTIEGLNEMEHQGLSSSLIRGIVSSFEKISQIRKG
- a CDS encoding aspartate aminotransferase family protein, with product MKLFDVYPLYDVTPVKAKGIEVWDDKGEKYLDFYGGHAVISIGHTHPHYVKRIKDQLDNMAFYSNSVQNPLQEALAEKLGDMSDCANYDLFMCNSGAEANENALKMASFHTGKSKVIAFSNSFHGRTSAAVAATDNPSINAPINRQQEVTFLTLNDFDAFEKAIETGTYCAVILEAIQGVGGLDEPTTEFFQFIADKCKEHHVVLIADEVQSGYGRSGKFFAFQHHGIEPDIISIAKGMGNGFPVGGILIHEKFKPSYGLLGTTFGGNHLACAASLAVLEVLEDENLIENAETLGTYFKEKAAEIPEIKKVKGKGLMIGLEFDFEVAELRKKMIMEQHMFTGSAKNKKLLRFLPALNITKNDIDLFFEALKKAL
- a CDS encoding N-acetylornithine carbamoyltransferase translates to MKHYLTVNDIESLPDWVDEAITLKKDPYRFEDLGKRKTICLLFFNNSLRTRLSTQKAAMHLGMEVMIMNFGNEGWALEYGDGTVMDQGTSEHIKEAAQVVSQYSDIVAIRAFAGLVDKEKDEAEEVINGFAKYATIPVVNMESSVGHPLQALADAITLKENETKKKPKVVLSWAPHPKALPHAVANSFIQMMKRQDADFVIAHPEGYELNPELTQGCTIEYDQDKALEGADFVYVKNWSSYSDYGKVLNKDKNWTITKEKLGNAKFMHCLPVRRNMIVEDAVLDGEQSLVVQQAKNRIFSAQIVLKKILEST
- the argB gene encoding acetylglutamate kinase — its product is MKQRLSVVKIGGNLIEDAEGCKQVLELFSKMTDNKILVHGGGNKATELANLMGVESKMVNGRRITNAETLDIALMVYGGLYSKKIVAKLQSLGTDAIGMSGADADAIRAHKRPKKNVDFGFVGDVDTVNTYGIFKLLQAGFTPIFCALTHDGKGQMLNTNADTIAAELAIAMSDQFETTLYYCFEKKGVLQDIEDENSVIKHIDSKGYDELLAYGIIADGMLPKMHNCFYALRNNVSKVCVGNTNMLEADNSEYTTLTL
- a CDS encoding M20 family metallo-hydrolase gives rise to the protein MNITQDILTEKAIELLKKLISTPSFSGEEDKTGDAIQEFLQSFGVDTKRQHNNIYAFNKYFDESKPTLLLNSHHDTVKPNSAYTKDPFDAHIEDGKLYGLGSNDAGGCLVSLLATFVHFYEKEGLSHNIIMAATGEEEDAGEKSIRALLPILPQIDVAIVGEPTLMDLAIAEKGLVVFDAVVEGTPSHAAHPNDDNCIYNAIETLQWFKDYSFEKVSDALGEVKLTVTQINAGKQHNVVPAQVDLVVDVRVNDCYSNQEIADILQKEAPCKMTPRSLRLNSSSIDPNHDLVKSGLALGRKTYGSPTLSDQAALTCQSVKLGPGDSTRSHSANEFIFVREIEEGIDIYIKTLTGFLQ
- the argH gene encoding argininosuccinate lyase is translated as MKLWDKGFSTDKKIDHFTVGNDRELDLVLAKYDVIASKAHAKMLGKVGLLSEEEAKDLVKALDEIAKDIDKGKFTIEDDFEDMHSKIEFMLTEKLGDTGKKIHSARSRNDQVLVAMQLFLKDELSEIKSQVKTLFDLLMKLAEKHKNVLLPGYTHLQIAMPSSFGLWFSAYAESLVDDLYFVQAAHKVADQNPLGSAAGYGSSFPIDRSFTTEEMEFATQKYNVVAAQMGRGKVEKATAFGISSVAATLSKMAMDICLYMSQNFDFISFPNELTTGSSIMPHKKNPDVFELIRGKCNKIQAVPNQLIMIMNNLPSGYHRDLQLVKEVIVPALQDMHACLEIMTFSLKEIKINKNILEDPKYDYLFSVDTLNELVKSGMPFRDAYKTMGKAIENGNFKPKRDIEHTHEGSLGNLCLEQIKEKMEELF